Below is a window of Pirellulales bacterium DNA.
AAACTTGCGAGCCATTCCTGACCACTCCCCCCACCCCAAATGAAAATGCAACGTGACAAACCGCCAAGCTAGCGCATCCGCACGTTATTTTCCAGGCCAATTGGAGGTAAGCGGACAGACTCCTAGGAGTAACAATCGACGAGCGGTAAAATCGAACCTTGAATCAACAACAAATGGAATCTCTCCAATGCTTCCTCCTCCTCGCCCCTTGCGGGAGAGGGGGCCGGGGGGTGAGGGGGGGGATTTGAAATTCGCTCCGAAAGGAATCCGATGAGCACCCAACCCTTCGTCCACCTCCATTGCCACAGCCACTACAGTCTCCTCGACGGCGCCAGCCCGATCAATCGGCTGATCGAGCGAGCCAAATCGCTCGGGATGAACGGCCTCGCCCTCACCGACCACGGCAATCTCCACGGGGCGCTCGAGTTCTACCAGGAAGCTAAAAAGGCCGGCATCAACCCGATCATCGGCTACGAGGCCTATATCGCTCCCAATAGCCGCCACACCAAAGATGCTGGCAATTTGAAAGAGGCCAGCTATCACCTGACGCTTTTGGCTCAAAATCGCACCGGCTTCCGGAATCTTGTCAAACTGGCGTCCAAGGCCTACCTGGAAGGTTTCTACTTCAAGCCTCGTATCGACAGAGCGTTGCTCGAAGAGCATCACGAAGGCATCATCTGCCTCAGCGGTTGCGTGTCAAGTGAGTTTAGTCGCGCGATTTTAAAGGGAGATGGTTCGGAGGGAAGTCACATCGAGGAGGCTAAAGGAATTGCCGCCTGGTTCTATCAACTGTTTGGTGACCGCTATTTCATCGAAATCCAGAATAACGGGGTCGAAATCCAGCGGAGACAAATGGATGGGGCCGTCGAAATCGCTAGTCAGATGGGCCTGCCGCTGGTGGCCACGAGCGACGCTCACTACGTGACGCAGGAAGATGCGGATGCTCAGGACGTGCTGCTCTGCATCAACACCGGCAAATTCCGCAGCGAAACGAACCGCATGAAGCTGGAGACGAATCAGTTCTTCCTCCGCGGCCCGGAAGAAATGTATGCGTCGTTCCCCGGCTTCGAAGAAGCCCTTCAGCAAAGTCAACTGATCGCCGACAGCGTCAACATCGAACTCGAACTCGGCAAACGGCACTTTCCCAACTTCTCCCCTCCAGAACAAAAGTCCCCCCCAGACTACCTGCGCGAGCTTTGCCTGGCCGGATTACGCGAAAGATACGCGGACAAGCCAGAGCGATGCGCCAACGGCGAATTGGCTCCCGAAGTCCTCGCGCGGCTCGACCACGAATTACACGTCATCAACACGCTCGGCTTTCCGAACTACTTCCTCATCGTGTGGGACTTCGTGCGTTACGCCCGCGATTGCGGCATTCCCGCCACGGCGCGCGGTTCGGGCGTCGGTTCGCTCGTGTCGTACTCGCTCTTCCTCAGCCATGTGTGCCCGTTGGAGTACGACCTGCTCTTCGAGCGGTTCTTGGATCTGAATCGCCGCGAAGCGCCCGATATCGACATCGATTTCTGCAAAGACCGTCGCAGTGAAGTGATTCAATACGTCAAGGACAAATATGGCGCGGAAAATGTCGCCCAAATCGGCACCTTCGGCACTTTGGCGGCGCGTGCGGCCATTCGCGATGTCGGCCGAGCATTGCAAATGCCAATTCCGCGAGTGGATGGTATCGTGGCAATGGTCCCCGAAGTGCTGAACATCACACTCGACGAAGCGCTCGAACAAAGCGCCGACCTCAAACGCACTTATGATGCGGAACCGGACGTTCGTGAATGGATCGACTTGGCCCGCAAGATCGAAGGGTTGGCGCGAAATGTCGGCACTCACGCCGCCGCCGTGGTGATCGCCGATCAGCCGCTCACTGAGTATGTCCCGCTGTGCCGAGTGCAAAACAAAGAGGAAACCATCACACAGTGGTCGATGGGGGACGTCGAGAAGGCCGGACTCCTGAAAATGGACTTCCTCGGTCTGCGAAATCTCACGATTCTGTCGAAGGCCGTTGATTTGATCGAGCAGACAACTGGTAATCGAATCGATCCCTACAAGTTCCCGCTCGATGACCAACCCACATTCGATTTGCTCTGTCGGGGTGAAACGAAAGGCATCTTTCAACTCGAAAGCGGCGGCATCCGCGATTTGTTGCAGAAGATGAAGCCCGACCATTTTCGGGACATCATCGCCACGAATGCCCTGTATCGCCCGGGGCCGCTCGAAGGGGGCATGGTCGATGACTATGTGCAAGTCAAGCATGGCCGCAAACAGGCGCAATACCTGCATCCTGTGATGAAAGCTGTGCTCGAAGAAACGCACGGCGTGATGGTCTATCAAGAGCAGGTCATGCGAATTCTCAATCGCCTCGGCGGCATCGAGCTCGCCAATGCTTACACGTGCATTAAAGCAATCAGCAAAAAGAACCTGCCGACGATTGCAAAGTATCGCGAGCAATTTGTGACCGGCTCGACAGCTCAAGGCCTGACCGCGAGACAGGCCGAAGAATTGTTCAGCCTGATCGAGAAATTCGCCGGCTACGGCTTCAATAAGTCGCACAGCACGGCCTACGCGCTGATCGCGTACATGACAGCCTATTTGAAGGCCCACTATCCGCTCGAATTCATGGCGGC
It encodes the following:
- the dnaE gene encoding DNA polymerase III subunit alpha; this translates as MSTQPFVHLHCHSHYSLLDGASPINRLIERAKSLGMNGLALTDHGNLHGALEFYQEAKKAGINPIIGYEAYIAPNSRHTKDAGNLKEASYHLTLLAQNRTGFRNLVKLASKAYLEGFYFKPRIDRALLEEHHEGIICLSGCVSSEFSRAILKGDGSEGSHIEEAKGIAAWFYQLFGDRYFIEIQNNGVEIQRRQMDGAVEIASQMGLPLVATSDAHYVTQEDADAQDVLLCINTGKFRSETNRMKLETNQFFLRGPEEMYASFPGFEEALQQSQLIADSVNIELELGKRHFPNFSPPEQKSPPDYLRELCLAGLRERYADKPERCANGELAPEVLARLDHELHVINTLGFPNYFLIVWDFVRYARDCGIPATARGSGVGSLVSYSLFLSHVCPLEYDLLFERFLDLNRREAPDIDIDFCKDRRSEVIQYVKDKYGAENVAQIGTFGTLAARAAIRDVGRALQMPIPRVDGIVAMVPEVLNITLDEALEQSADLKRTYDAEPDVREWIDLARKIEGLARNVGTHAAAVVIADQPLTEYVPLCRVQNKEETITQWSMGDVEKAGLLKMDFLGLRNLTILSKAVDLIEQTTGNRIDPYKFPLDDQPTFDLLCRGETKGIFQLESGGIRDLLQKMKPDHFRDIIATNALYRPGPLEGGMVDDYVQVKHGRKQAQYLHPVMKAVLEETHGVMVYQEQVMRILNRLGGIELANAYTCIKAISKKNLPTIAKYREQFVTGSTAQGLTARQAEELFSLIEKFAGYGFNKSHSTAYALIAYMTAYLKAHYPLEFMAALLSGDIDGRNFKKKDSLVEHLEDCRRMNLEVMPPDVNTSEADSSVRDGKIVFALAAIKGCGGSAGEAIATARRLDGPFRSLFDFCERCDPSVVNRGAIESLIKAGAFDRLHANRNSVWQSLDRALQAGVAKLADRKAGQKGLFDDDAAEESPATAEQSLVQTPDWTEKERTVNEKEVLGFYLTSHPLDEHRETLATYCSHSTAGIANVPGRSEVHLGGVISSLKYSHTKSNNAKYVMFDLEDLDGIIRCILWPDQFATIGQLVQADAILAVRGTVDRRPGSEEANLIVNELFPLDELQRRGTKGVVIRIDEEKHGSSVVDRLKEIVAGFPGTCDFQLVLNLADGSRLHLKSNSLRVELNAAFREQIDALLGPGNLRAIVAPPPTSSPQHRNNGYARRHAVAS